One window of the Pedobacter ginsengisoli genome contains the following:
- a CDS encoding Ig-like domain-containing protein gives MVFGSNVKGQCFGYERKYANSENNSNVTGTFLGLGDNNDVTNPSFAVGNNLNDFSTIAIPSLGITRYQKLSFGQTFTNSEAIHVKLASSVSLSLLAVTVEIQAYNGASPSGTKVTLSSGALLNLLSGSNIADIVIPDPGATYDAVQVTIIGALLSSGSMNIYAAYVNKPQTAGINCNTIEDLITGTTSGVLGALNGVITPNNAIDGDLTSYAEIRQNVGVAGYVHLTTLFSSPSVPGDSISVLLSVPGVPLLDANVFSKLSVVAYNGNTAVATMPASSSLLGIRLLDATNHIYQFTYAVNSSFDRISVQAGGLVGALTSAYVYDIKRIVPKPSILIDGISITSKSICVGQNTTLSINIPQSCTDYKWYDAISGGNLLYTGGSFVRNSLPQGTYTYYVQSVRQGCTTTSSERIPVTITVNPLPTVGTILGNSSVCVSRTTLLSNSASGGIWTSSDITKASVNSSGFVTGIAIGSAIITYTVTDPITGCTNSDSKNITVNALPDPGMINGNTSLCVNQTITLSNLISGGTWASSDNTKASINSSGVVMGIAKGETTITYTVTNAGCSSAAVLVITVNPLPNATISGTATVCQGTAAQAITFTGSNGTSPYTFTYNINGGNSKTITTAIGDDTVSIPISTISQGTFTYNLLSVMDASSTQCSNTQTGSATVTILERPPTPHLNFTTNSQY, from the coding sequence ATGGTTTTTGGAAGTAATGTGAAGGGGCAATGTTTTGGATACGAAAGGAAATATGCAAACAGCGAGAATAATAGCAATGTAACAGGCACTTTTCTAGGCTTAGGAGACAATAATGATGTAACTAATCCTTCATTTGCTGTTGGAAATAATCTTAATGATTTTAGTACTATAGCAATTCCTTCTTTAGGAATTACTCGTTACCAAAAACTTTCATTTGGTCAAACTTTCACAAATTCAGAAGCTATACATGTAAAATTAGCAAGTAGTGTAAGCTTAAGTTTATTAGCTGTAACGGTTGAAATTCAAGCATATAATGGAGCATCTCCAAGCGGAACAAAGGTTACCTTATCATCTGGAGCACTTCTAAATCTTTTATCAGGATCAAATATAGCCGATATAGTAATTCCTGACCCTGGTGCGACATATGACGCAGTACAAGTTACAATTATTGGAGCATTACTATCATCTGGTTCTATGAATATTTATGCTGCCTACGTTAATAAGCCCCAAACTGCCGGCATCAATTGTAACACTATTGAAGATTTAATAACAGGTACGACTAGTGGAGTACTAGGTGCGTTAAACGGTGTAATAACGCCAAACAACGCAATTGATGGCGATTTAACTAGTTACGCCGAAATTCGACAAAATGTTGGAGTTGCTGGCTATGTACATTTAACAACCTTATTCTCCTCGCCTTCTGTCCCAGGAGATTCAATAAGTGTATTATTAAGTGTTCCAGGTGTTCCACTCCTGGATGCAAATGTCTTTTCAAAGCTCTCTGTTGTTGCATACAATGGGAATACAGCTGTAGCAACCATGCCAGCTAGCTCAAGCCTTTTAGGAATTCGTTTATTGGATGCAACAAACCATATTTATCAATTCACTTATGCAGTTAATTCTTCCTTTGATAGAATTTCTGTTCAAGCGGGCGGTTTAGTCGGGGCCTTAACATCAGCTTATGTCTATGATATTAAAAGAATTGTTCCAAAACCATCTATATTAATTGATGGCATATCCATAACTTCCAAATCAATTTGTGTTGGTCAAAATACTACCTTATCTATCAATATTCCCCAATCCTGCACCGATTATAAATGGTATGATGCAATTTCCGGGGGAAACCTATTATATACAGGTGGATCCTTTGTAAGGAATTCATTGCCACAAGGAACTTACACTTATTATGTCCAATCAGTCAGGCAAGGCTGTACAACAACTAGTTCTGAAAGAATTCCAGTAACTATTACAGTTAATCCATTGCCTACGGTTGGAACTATTTTGGGAAATTCAAGTGTTTGCGTATCCCGAACAACTTTACTTTCAAATTCAGCATCAGGTGGAATATGGACAAGCAGCGATATTACAAAAGCATCAGTAAATTCCAGTGGCTTTGTAACAGGAATTGCTATAGGATCAGCAATCATAACATACACTGTTACAGACCCAATAACAGGGTGTACTAATTCAGATAGTAAAAACATAACTGTTAATGCATTACCAGATCCTGGAATGATTAACGGAAATACGTCATTATGTGTGAATCAAACAATCACATTATCTAATTTAATAAGTGGTGGGACATGGGCAAGTAGTGACAATACTAAAGCCTCAATCAATTCAAGCGGTGTTGTGATGGGAATTGCCAAAGGTGAAACTACTATTACTTACACAGTAACAAATGCTGGATGTTCTTCAGCAGCTGTATTGGTAATAACCGTCAATCCATTACCAAACGCAACCATATCAGGAACGGCAACAGTTTGTCAGGGAACTGCAGCCCAAGCAATAACTTTTACAGGCTCAAATGGCACCAGCCCATATACTTTCACCTATAATATTAACGGAGGAAATAGCAAAACTATTACTACTGCTATAGGGGACGATACAGTTTCAATTCCTATTTCAACTATTTCTCAAGGAACATTTACATATAATCTTCTAAGCGTAATGGATGCAAGTTCAACGCAATGTAGCAATACCCAAACAGGAAGTGCAACTGTTACCATTCTCGAAAGACCACCGACACCACATTTAAATTTCACAACAAATTCTCAATATTAA
- a CDS encoding gliding motility-associated C-terminal domain-containing protein — MFNRKISFVSSMLLLSATASFAQSSGSQTVNLPQGASLKLRANSFNASTYQWLKDNQIISGAIGQEFTVFVAGTYTVISYNTEGCASDISEAVIVVGGGPPIILSADMMVTKTSENRALSLNDSFDYTIQVKNNGADKATNIKVTDELPPEVEYQELTPSAGSNARYRFADRTVLWEIDKLENGESADLRIKTKALKAGVIYNTAKVSADQKDPNLANNVSTASTSVAGIIIPNVFTPNGDNKNETFEIPGVQSFENEITILNRWGGTVYFKKGYNNEWTGRGLNEGTYFYVLRLKIGSKWEIYKGYITLLRGKQ, encoded by the coding sequence ATGTTTAACAGAAAAATAAGTTTTGTGTCAAGTATGCTGTTGCTTAGTGCAACGGCATCCTTTGCGCAATCTTCTGGTTCGCAAACGGTGAATCTTCCTCAGGGGGCTTCTTTAAAGTTGCGGGCAAATTCTTTTAATGCATCAACCTATCAATGGCTCAAAGACAATCAAATTATAAGTGGTGCCATTGGTCAGGAATTTACGGTATTTGTGGCTGGCACTTACACTGTAATATCATATAACACCGAAGGTTGTGCTTCTGATATTTCAGAAGCAGTTATTGTAGTTGGAGGCGGCCCTCCTATTATTCTAAGCGCCGACATGATGGTTACCAAAACATCAGAAAACAGGGCTTTATCCCTTAACGACTCATTCGATTATACTATTCAAGTAAAAAATAATGGAGCAGATAAGGCAACCAACATTAAGGTTACTGATGAATTACCGCCAGAGGTTGAATATCAAGAACTAACTCCTAGTGCCGGCAGCAATGCAAGATATCGCTTTGCAGACAGAACTGTTTTATGGGAAATAGACAAGCTTGAAAATGGTGAATCTGCCGATTTAAGGATAAAGACCAAGGCACTTAAGGCTGGTGTTATTTACAATACAGCAAAAGTTTCGGCTGATCAGAAAGATCCAAATCTTGCCAACAATGTATCAACAGCCAGCACTTCGGTAGCTGGTATTATTATCCCAAATGTGTTTACCCCTAATGGAGACAACAAAAACGAAACATTCGAAATACCTGGCGTACAATCATTTGAGAATGAAATCACTATCCTGAACAGATGGGGAGGAACTGTATACTTCAAAAAAGGCTATAACAATGAATGGACCGGCCGAGGGCTTAATGAAGGCACTTACTTCTATGTATTAAGGCTAAAAATTGGCAGTAAATGGGAAATCTATAAAGGCTATATCACTTTATTAAGGGGCAAACAATGA